One window of Cohnella hashimotonis genomic DNA carries:
- a CDS encoding sensor histidine kinase gives MRIKIRTKIVASAALVVSLSLALSGFFIYDYARNIIRDQSIKDSRTKLAQISFQLGKIQEQVAKTAEYIVSDEEIARQIYAQPTGNIEADYFRKQAVQEKLGRFVALGNFILNVLIVPPSGETYSNASGYEDYFADYLKQDWFAKLSRERSAYSEPHSFFYISGQRQVVSYVLKYRPIGINSAADSYLVIDVAYSELSNVFLQTARDFEQIELYSGQGALLYAANEELPAADREFMASALGQGADYAEDDRRIALADDGMNYGWRQTALLSKHTLFEKINRIFYFYILIILCGIVASTVVMLPIIVGLTRPLIRLTNAMKRVAVGDLGTTVDIRSGDELEILGGGFNRMVGDLKETIQASVRSEADKRQMQIDLLMAQINPHFLYNALNTVIYLSHAGRSAEAAEVTQALIAILQDTIKTGEGAVRAPLADEKRIVDKYAVIQQTRYPGRFRLVWEIDETLLSRPVPRMALQPLVENAILHGIVPADAETGTITLRAYLEGPDLCLEVEDDGLGMTLPATGWLPSGGAGHERTRGIGLSNIQERLRSHFGARARLEVESEPGRGTLARIRLPWTEGG, from the coding sequence ATGCGCATAAAGATCCGCACCAAGATCGTGGCGAGCGCCGCCCTTGTCGTCTCGCTGTCGCTCGCCTTGAGCGGCTTCTTTATCTACGACTACGCCCGGAATATCATCCGCGATCAATCGATCAAGGACAGCCGGACGAAGCTCGCGCAAATCTCTTTTCAGCTCGGCAAAATCCAGGAGCAGGTCGCCAAGACGGCCGAATACATCGTGTCCGACGAGGAGATCGCCCGCCAGATCTATGCGCAGCCGACCGGGAACATCGAAGCCGATTACTTCCGCAAGCAGGCGGTCCAGGAGAAGCTGGGCCGGTTCGTCGCGCTCGGCAACTTCATCCTGAACGTGCTCATCGTGCCACCGAGCGGAGAGACGTATTCCAACGCCAGCGGCTACGAAGACTACTTTGCGGACTATCTCAAGCAGGACTGGTTCGCCAAGCTGTCGCGCGAACGAAGCGCCTACAGCGAGCCGCATTCGTTTTTCTATATCAGCGGGCAGCGGCAGGTGGTCAGCTACGTGCTCAAGTATCGGCCGATCGGCATCAATTCGGCGGCGGACAGCTATCTTGTCATCGACGTCGCCTACTCGGAGCTGTCCAACGTCTTTCTCCAGACGGCGCGGGACTTCGAGCAGATCGAGCTTTACTCCGGCCAAGGCGCGCTGCTGTACGCCGCGAACGAGGAGCTGCCTGCCGCGGACCGCGAATTCATGGCGAGCGCGCTCGGCCAAGGCGCGGACTACGCCGAGGACGACAGACGCATCGCGCTCGCCGACGACGGCATGAACTACGGCTGGCGGCAGACGGCGCTCCTTTCCAAGCATACGCTGTTCGAAAAGATTAACCGGATCTTCTACTTCTACATCCTCATTATCCTCTGCGGCATCGTCGCGTCGACGGTCGTCATGCTCCCGATCATCGTAGGACTCACCCGTCCGCTCATCCGCCTGACGAACGCAATGAAGCGCGTAGCGGTCGGCGATCTCGGCACGACGGTCGACATCCGCAGTGGAGACGAGCTGGAGATTCTGGGCGGCGGCTTCAACCGCATGGTCGGAGACCTGAAGGAGACGATCCAGGCCTCGGTACGCAGCGAAGCGGACAAAAGGCAAATGCAGATCGACCTGCTTATGGCGCAGATCAATCCCCACTTTTTGTACAATGCGCTGAATACGGTCATCTATCTGTCCCATGCCGGACGCAGCGCCGAAGCCGCCGAGGTGACCCAGGCGCTCATCGCGATTCTGCAGGATACGATCAAGACGGGCGAAGGCGCGGTGCGAGCGCCGCTCGCTGACGAGAAGCGAATCGTGGACAAGTATGCGGTCATCCAGCAGACCCGCTATCCCGGCCGGTTCCGGCTGGTCTGGGAGATCGACGAAACGTTGCTCTCCCGCCCGGTCCCCCGGATGGCGCTGCAGCCGCTCGTGGAAAATGCGATCCTTCACGGCATCGTTCCCGCCGACGCGGAGACCGGCACGATCACGCTTCGCGCTTACCTTGAAGGCCCGGACCTTTGCCTCGAGGTGGAGGACGACGGCCTCGGGATGACGCTGCCCGCGACGGGCTGGCTGCCGAGCGGCGGCGCCGGGCACGAGCGGACGCGCGGCATCGGCCTGTCCAACATTCAAGAGCGTCTGCGCTCTCACTTCGGCGCCCGGGCGCGCCTCGAGGTCGAGAGCGAACCGGGGCGCGGCACGCTCGCCCGCATCCGGCTCCCCTGGACGGAGGGAGGCTGA
- a CDS encoding helix-turn-helix domain-containing protein, which produces MNPVKVMIVDDEVLAIEHLKRLVSWEALGYEIVCTATRPAQVTELARKHRPDLVLMDIVMPGQNGLALSKTLLAEGTALKIVLLTSYKEFEYAKEAVRLGVASYWVKHEMDADTFSRELGGLREEIVQARSALRSGRDRLLVDWLGGRELSDAGWRTATDGRCDGFDRWQLVVLRPDRPPFSLPGMPQPLPLPAAWPDVDEPGLLAALPFLEEYFVLLYGDAGARGEARLRETAEARAGEAAAALARLTGGTVSAASAYGLADRGAVPGRLAEGLRRLGLAVYYGPRQLFRLNEPPMPQETAAPAPFDWSAGLASVRGMLQEGRYAEAALGLPGLFAQARAAMDVPGLTELCRQLAASIAHSRAQLGLSDSAEPQDAADWTSLTAIEAAFAARIAALEAAAGTPAASRKVRAAIAYLERHYADPDIGADAVAAHLGISRDHLRHVFKEETGRTVLDRLTEIRMEQAKRLLADGSFKIYEIAERVGYRNGQYFSQVFRKQTGMNPNEYTEKRR; this is translated from the coding sequence ATGAATCCCGTCAAAGTCATGATCGTGGACGACGAAGTGCTGGCGATCGAGCATCTGAAGCGCCTCGTCTCCTGGGAAGCGCTCGGCTACGAGATCGTCTGCACGGCGACGCGGCCCGCCCAGGTGACCGAGCTGGCCCGCAAGCATCGCCCGGACCTCGTCCTCATGGACATCGTCATGCCCGGTCAGAACGGCCTGGCGCTCAGCAAGACGCTGCTTGCGGAAGGCACGGCGCTCAAAATCGTGCTGCTGACCTCGTACAAGGAATTCGAATACGCGAAGGAGGCGGTCCGGCTCGGCGTCGCGAGTTATTGGGTGAAGCACGAGATGGATGCCGATACCTTCAGCCGCGAGCTGGGCGGCCTGCGCGAAGAGATCGTGCAAGCCCGCAGCGCGCTGCGCAGCGGGCGGGACCGGCTGCTGGTCGACTGGCTCGGCGGGCGGGAGCTGTCCGACGCCGGCTGGCGAACGGCGACAGACGGACGCTGCGACGGCTTTGACCGCTGGCAGCTCGTCGTCCTCCGGCCCGACCGGCCGCCGTTCTCGCTGCCCGGGATGCCGCAGCCTCTGCCGCTGCCGGCCGCCTGGCCCGACGTGGACGAGCCCGGCCTGCTGGCGGCCCTCCCGTTCTTGGAGGAGTACTTCGTGCTCCTCTACGGAGATGCGGGCGCCCGCGGCGAAGCTCGCCTGCGCGAGACCGCCGAAGCGCGGGCGGGCGAGGCGGCTGCCGCGCTGGCGCGGCTGACCGGCGGCACGGTGTCCGCCGCCAGCGCCTACGGGCTGGCGGACCGCGGTGCCGTGCCCGGCCGGCTCGCCGAGGGATTAAGGCGGCTTGGGCTCGCCGTCTATTACGGTCCGCGGCAGCTGTTCAGGCTGAACGAGCCGCCGATGCCGCAAGAGACAGCGGCGCCCGCGCCCTTCGACTGGAGCGCGGGGCTCGCCTCGGTGCGCGGAATGCTGCAGGAAGGCCGGTATGCGGAGGCTGCGCTCGGGCTGCCCGGCCTGTTCGCGCAGGCGCGTGCGGCGATGGACGTCCCGGGCTTGACCGAGCTGTGCCGCCAGCTGGCCGCCTCGATCGCGCACAGCCGCGCGCAGCTCGGCTTGTCGGACTCGGCTGAGCCGCAGGATGCCGCAGATTGGACTTCGCTAACGGCGATCGAGGCCGCATTCGCCGCCCGGATCGCCGCGCTCGAAGCGGCCGCCGGCACGCCTGCCGCCTCGCGCAAGGTTCGCGCGGCCATCGCTTATCTGGAGCGCCATTACGCGGATCCGGATATCGGCGCGGACGCCGTGGCCGCCCATCTGGGCATCAGCCGCGATCACCTGCGTCACGTCTTCAAGGAGGAGACCGGACGTACGGTGCTGGACCGCCTGACCGAGATTCGCATGGAGCAGGCCAAGCGGCTGCTCGCGGACGGCTCGTTCAAGATTTACGAGATCGCGGAGCGCGTCGGCTACCGCAACGGCCAATATTTCAGCCAGGTGTTCCGCAAGCAGACGGGCATGAATCCGAACGAATATACGGAGAAACGCAGGTGA
- a CDS encoding carbohydrate ABC transporter permease, protein MWPYLFALPFVLAYAAFQLYPVIYSFVLSLHDWNGISEKTYIGFKNYVQLWTNDPLFIKSLWNTLIMMLMFIPLTLILGLVLAYWTFQLTRGKRLFQTINVLPYITTPVAIGFIFSYLFDWQTGLVNLLLTKFGWLQEGFYWLQDPWGSRAIIALMVIWRNLGYFMIIFMAGMTVIPQDVYEAAKMDGSTGLHTFRKITMPLLRNITVFLVVTSVIGGLQLFDEPKLLYGGWSGSAQVGGPDNTALTVIWKFVDESFISNTRFGYASSIAYSLFVIIVFFSILSYRLTAPKEDKR, encoded by the coding sequence TTGTGGCCCTATCTTTTCGCCCTGCCGTTTGTGCTGGCTTACGCGGCTTTTCAACTGTACCCGGTCATCTACTCCTTCGTGCTGAGTCTGCATGACTGGAACGGCATCAGCGAGAAAACGTATATCGGCTTCAAAAACTATGTCCAGCTGTGGACCAACGACCCCTTGTTCATCAAGTCGCTGTGGAACACGCTGATCATGATGCTCATGTTTATCCCCCTCACGCTGATCCTCGGCCTCGTGCTCGCGTACTGGACGTTCCAGCTGACGCGGGGCAAGCGCTTGTTCCAGACGATCAACGTGCTGCCCTACATCACGACGCCCGTCGCGATCGGCTTCATCTTCTCTTACCTGTTCGACTGGCAGACCGGGCTCGTCAACCTGCTGCTGACGAAGTTCGGCTGGCTGCAAGAAGGCTTCTACTGGCTGCAAGACCCCTGGGGCTCGCGCGCGATCATCGCCTTGATGGTCATCTGGCGCAATCTAGGCTACTTCATGATCATCTTCATGGCCGGCATGACGGTCATTCCGCAGGATGTGTACGAAGCGGCCAAAATGGACGGTTCGACGGGCCTGCATACGTTTCGCAAGATCACGATGCCGCTGCTGCGCAACATCACCGTCTTCCTCGTCGTAACATCGGTCATCGGCGGGCTGCAGCTGTTCGATGAGCCGAAGCTGCTGTACGGCGGCTGGTCGGGCTCCGCGCAGGTCGGCGGACCGGACAACACGGCGCTTACCGTAATCTGGAAATTCGTGGACGAATCGTTCATTTCCAATACGCGCTTCGGGTACGCCTCTTCGATCGCCTACTCGCTGTTCGTCATCATCGTCTTTTTCTCGATCTTGAGCTACCGCCTGACGGCGCCGAAGGAGGACAAGCGATGA
- a CDS encoding carbohydrate ABC transporter permease, which produces MNAAKTAKTLMWICLVVISALSLFPFYIMIVMGTHYNEDLFKGIPILPGDYLADNLKTVMSADFMSVYLNSLIVSVVSVVLATLTSTLIGYALAKFEFRGRKALQTFVVLTMMVPTQVGLIGYIIEMRNLGVGNTLWPVILVWAAFPFGAFFMVQFIRDSIPNDLLECARIDGCSEPGIFVRIVLPIMKPGLATLATLVFLWSWNNYLLPLVTINKSEWYTLPIFISNLGIVHRTDYAARMLALTLTTVPVLILFVLGSKTFMKGLTAGAVKG; this is translated from the coding sequence ATGAACGCGGCCAAAACGGCAAAAACGCTCATGTGGATCTGTCTCGTCGTCATCTCGGCGCTGTCCCTGTTTCCGTTTTACATCATGATCGTTATGGGCACGCACTACAACGAGGACCTGTTCAAAGGCATCCCCATCCTGCCCGGCGACTACCTTGCCGACAACCTGAAGACGGTTATGTCAGCCGACTTCATGAGCGTCTACCTCAACAGCCTGATCGTGTCCGTCGTGTCCGTCGTCCTGGCGACGCTGACGAGCACGCTCATCGGCTACGCGCTCGCGAAGTTCGAATTCCGCGGACGCAAGGCGCTGCAGACGTTCGTCGTCCTGACGATGATGGTCCCGACGCAGGTCGGCCTGATCGGCTATATCATCGAAATGCGCAACCTCGGCGTCGGCAATACGCTGTGGCCGGTCATCCTCGTGTGGGCGGCGTTTCCGTTCGGCGCGTTTTTCATGGTCCAGTTCATCCGCGACTCGATCCCTAACGACTTGCTGGAGTGCGCGCGCATCGACGGTTGCTCGGAGCCGGGCATCTTTGTCCGGATCGTGCTGCCGATCATGAAGCCGGGACTCGCGACGCTCGCCACGCTCGTCTTTCTGTGGTCGTGGAACAACTACCTGCTCCCGCTCGTGACGATCAACAAATCGGAATGGTACACACTGCCGATCTTCATCTCTAACCTCGGCATCGTCCACCGCACCGACTATGCGGCCCGCATGCTCGCACTGACGTTGACGACCGTGCCGGTGCTGATCCTGTTCGTGCTGGGCTCGAAGACGTTCATGAAGGGATTGACCGCGGGGGCGGTCAAGGGTTGA
- a CDS encoding extracellular solute-binding protein — protein MNHLLTKSRTAGALSLLLLSGALAACGGNNNENNGASPSASSPAASGASASSSAPAASADPKQLSGTVKVWDWDEAFQKGMIAEFNKTYPNIKVEVTVVNPNDYLQKLQSGIASGSDVPDVILGESAYRGKLFDLGVLDKLEGAPYNFDKSSVLDFTVPYISNGKGEVIAVDQAITPAGFAYRRDLAKEYWGTDDPAELEKLISTWDDFIAKGKELKDKSGGKVLMMPGLGDAFIALKGQNFASYVNGTEVDLTAKVKEPLTRLFEMRDAGILGKNELWTPAWSASMAKGEFMFYPMAPWGPKWHISANDPDGKGRWGLVKAPEGGFTRGGTAVGIYKDSKNKEAAWAFVQYAYLSDEGSAYNFKTFGNMTGSKSFYETHKDLIDAPGPYDEFFGGQNLAKYFMEKIVPDMKGEPQSKYDSVVDGVFNALYPLWTKDTSVTADAALQKFISETKNKASDATVK, from the coding sequence GTGAATCACTTGCTTACAAAAAGCCGTACAGCCGGCGCGCTCTCGCTGCTCCTGCTCTCCGGCGCGCTCGCGGCGTGCGGCGGCAACAACAATGAAAACAACGGAGCTTCGCCGTCCGCGTCGTCTCCTGCAGCAAGCGGCGCAAGCGCCTCGTCCTCCGCGCCCGCGGCCAGCGCCGATCCGAAGCAGCTCAGCGGCACGGTCAAGGTGTGGGATTGGGACGAAGCGTTCCAGAAGGGCATGATCGCGGAGTTCAACAAAACGTACCCGAACATCAAGGTTGAAGTCACCGTCGTCAACCCGAACGATTATCTGCAGAAGCTGCAGAGCGGCATCGCCTCCGGCTCGGACGTGCCGGACGTCATCCTCGGCGAATCCGCCTACCGCGGCAAGCTGTTCGATCTCGGCGTGCTCGACAAGCTCGAAGGCGCGCCTTACAACTTCGACAAGAGCTCGGTTCTGGACTTCACCGTTCCGTACATCTCGAACGGCAAGGGCGAGGTCATCGCGGTCGACCAGGCGATCACGCCAGCCGGCTTCGCCTATCGCCGCGACCTCGCCAAGGAATACTGGGGCACCGACGATCCCGCCGAGCTGGAGAAGCTGATCTCGACCTGGGACGACTTCATCGCCAAGGGCAAGGAGCTGAAAGACAAGAGCGGCGGCAAAGTGCTCATGATGCCCGGGCTCGGCGACGCGTTCATCGCGCTGAAGGGCCAGAACTTCGCCTCCTACGTGAACGGTACCGAAGTCGATCTGACCGCCAAGGTCAAGGAGCCGCTGACTCGCCTGTTCGAGATGCGCGACGCGGGCATCCTGGGCAAGAACGAGCTGTGGACGCCGGCCTGGTCGGCCTCGATGGCAAAGGGCGAGTTCATGTTCTACCCGATGGCGCCGTGGGGGCCGAAATGGCATATCTCGGCCAACGATCCGGACGGCAAGGGACGCTGGGGACTGGTCAAGGCGCCCGAAGGCGGCTTTACCCGCGGCGGCACCGCCGTCGGCATTTACAAGGACAGCAAAAACAAGGAAGCGGCCTGGGCGTTCGTACAGTATGCGTACCTGTCGGACGAAGGCTCCGCCTACAACTTCAAGACGTTCGGCAACATGACCGGCTCCAAGTCGTTCTACGAGACGCACAAGGATCTGATCGACGCGCCGGGACCGTACGACGAGTTCTTCGGCGGCCAGAACCTGGCGAAGTATTTCATGGAGAAAATCGTGCCCGACATGAAGGGCGAGCCGCAGTCGAAGTACGACTCGGTCGTGGACGGCGTGTTCAACGCGCTGTATCCGCTCTGGACCAAGGATACGTCGGTCACCGCGGACGCCGCGCTGCAAAAGTTCATCTCCGAGACGAAAAACAAGGCGTCTGACGCGACCGTCAAGTAA